A single genomic interval of Sinorhizobium garamanticum harbors:
- the znuA gene encoding zinc ABC transporter substrate-binding protein ZnuA produces the protein MKSTPALLFASTVLLSSPAWADAPNVVASIKPVHSLVASIMEGVGKPSLIVEGGASPHTYNMKPSNAAALQEAKVVFWVGHGLEAFLDKPLEALGSGAKVVELGEAPGLEKLKFREGGAFEAHADDDEGHEGDSHGAEEAAHDGHEHEEHAAEQEPANDHDHHAEGEFDMHMWLDPMNAKAMANEIEKALAEADPANAAAYEANLDKLNQRLDALDKHLAETVAPVQDKPFVVFHDAYQYFEHRYKVRVAGSITVSPEVLPGAERLSEIRAKIKELGATCVFAEPQFEPKLINVVIEGTPAKSGTLDPEAATLDAGPDLYFQLMENIGTSLKSCLASAS, from the coding sequence ATGAAATCGACGCCTGCCCTGCTCTTTGCATCCACCGTCCTTCTCTCCTCTCCCGCCTGGGCGGATGCACCCAATGTGGTGGCTTCCATCAAGCCTGTGCACTCGCTGGTCGCTTCGATCATGGAGGGAGTCGGAAAACCGTCGCTTATCGTCGAGGGCGGCGCCTCGCCACATACCTACAACATGAAGCCCTCGAATGCCGCGGCACTGCAGGAGGCCAAGGTGGTGTTCTGGGTCGGCCACGGCCTCGAGGCCTTCCTGGACAAGCCGCTCGAAGCGCTCGGCAGCGGCGCCAAAGTGGTGGAACTCGGCGAAGCGCCCGGCCTTGAGAAGCTGAAGTTCCGCGAGGGCGGCGCGTTCGAGGCGCACGCGGACGACGACGAAGGCCATGAAGGCGACAGTCACGGTGCCGAAGAAGCTGCCCATGACGGCCACGAGCATGAAGAGCACGCCGCCGAACAGGAGCCGGCTAACGATCATGACCACCATGCCGAGGGCGAGTTCGACATGCATATGTGGCTCGACCCGATGAACGCCAAGGCGATGGCCAACGAGATCGAAAAGGCGCTCGCCGAAGCCGACCCCGCCAACGCCGCCGCGTACGAGGCCAATCTGGACAAGCTCAACCAAAGATTGGATGCACTGGACAAACACCTCGCCGAGACTGTGGCGCCAGTCCAGGACAAGCCTTTTGTCGTCTTCCACGATGCCTATCAATATTTCGAGCATCGCTACAAGGTGCGGGTCGCCGGCTCCATCACGGTAAGCCCCGAGGTGCTGCCCGGCGCCGAACGGCTTTCCGAAATCCGTGCCAAGATCAAGGAGCTGGGCGCGACCTGCGTCTTCGCCGAACCGCAGTTCGAGCCGAAGCTGATCAACGTCGTCATCGAGGGCACCCCGGCAAAATCGGGAACCCTCGACCCCGAGGCCGCAACGCTTGATGCCGGTCCGGACCTCTATTTCCAACTGATGGAGAACATCGGCACATCCTTGAAATCCTGCCTCGCTTCGGCGAGCTAA
- a CDS encoding cold-shock protein — MATKGTVKFFNQDKGFGFITPEGGAKDVFVHISAVQAAGLATLQDGQQVSFDTEPDRMGKGPKAVNLQAI, encoded by the coding sequence ATGGCCACCAAGGGCACCGTAAAATTCTTCAACCAGGACAAGGGTTTTGGTTTCATCACGCCGGAAGGCGGCGCGAAGGACGTATTCGTCCACATCTCCGCCGTTCAGGCCGCTGGCCTCGCAACCCTGCAGGACGGCCAGCAGGTCTCCTTCGACACCGAGCCGGACCGCATGGGCAAGGGCCCGAAGGCCGTCAACCTCCAGGCTATCTAA
- a CDS encoding metal ABC transporter ATP-binding protein, giving the protein MLNLRSPETRPLVSLNNTGVRRNGRWLVRGVEFSISRGEIVTLIGPNGSGKSTTAKTAIGVLKPDEGHVERVAGLKVGYVPQKLAVDWTLPLTVERLMTLTGPLKGREIEEALAATGMLHMAKAEVQHLSGGEFQRAMLARAIARKPDLLVLDEPVQGVDFSGEIALYELIKQIRNRTGCGILLISHDLHIVMAETDTVVCLNGHVCCRGTPQAVSQSPEYLKLFGRRAAGTLAVYSHHHDHTHLPDGRVLHADGSITESCFPGDGHHHHEEAEDVHNHDPDCGCGHHTRLQGFEQAEKRDA; this is encoded by the coding sequence ATGCTGAATCTCCGATCGCCAGAAACGAGGCCGCTCGTCAGCCTCAATAACACCGGGGTCCGCCGGAACGGGCGGTGGCTCGTGCGCGGCGTCGAGTTTTCGATCAGCCGCGGCGAAATCGTCACTCTCATCGGTCCGAACGGCTCGGGAAAATCGACGACGGCGAAGACCGCGATCGGCGTCCTGAAGCCGGACGAGGGCCATGTTGAGCGGGTCGCTGGGCTCAAGGTCGGCTATGTCCCGCAGAAGCTTGCCGTCGACTGGACCTTGCCGTTGACCGTCGAGCGGCTGATGACGTTGACCGGGCCGCTGAAGGGGCGCGAGATCGAGGAGGCGCTCGCCGCAACCGGCATGCTGCACATGGCAAAAGCGGAAGTGCAGCATCTTTCGGGGGGCGAGTTCCAGCGCGCAATGCTTGCCCGCGCAATCGCCCGCAAGCCTGACCTGCTTGTTCTCGACGAACCGGTGCAGGGCGTCGATTTCTCCGGCGAGATTGCGCTTTACGAACTCATCAAGCAGATCCGCAACCGCACAGGCTGCGGCATCCTGCTGATCTCGCATGATCTCCACATCGTCATGGCCGAGACCGATACTGTCGTCTGCCTCAACGGACATGTCTGCTGCCGCGGCACGCCGCAGGCGGTGAGCCAGAGCCCGGAATATCTGAAGCTGTTCGGCCGGCGGGCAGCGGGCACGCTCGCGGTCTACAGCCACCATCACGACCATACGCACCTGCCGGACGGCCGCGTGCTGCATGCCGACGGCAGCATCACCGAAAGCTGTTTCCCGGGCGATGGGCATCATCACCACGAGGAAGCCGAGGACGTGCACAATCACGATCCGGACTGCGGCTGCGGCCATCACACGCGACTCCAGGGCTTCGAACAGGCGGAGAAGCGCGATGCTTGA
- a CDS encoding glycoside hydrolase family 43 protein: MVATIRNPILPGFNPDPSICRVGDDYYIATSTFEWYPGVQIHHSRDLVNWRLVRRPLERASQLDMRGNPDSCGVWAPCLSYSDGLFWLVYTDVKRFDGNFKDAHNYIVTAEAVEATWSDPVYVNSSGFDPSLFHDDDGRKWFLNMQWNHRSESFGGAPKSPAFDGILLQEWDERTRRLVGPVKNIFAGSSLGLVEGPHLFKRNGWYYLTTAEGGTGYDHAVTMARSRTIDGPYELHPNTHLITSKDHPEAALQRAGHGQYVETPDGQAYHTHLCGRPLPPKRRCTLGRETALQKCVWREDGWLYLENGGTVPDATVPAPAGTSFVAQPGVVETDFDEAELPFEFQWLRTPVADRIFSLTWREGHLRLFGRESIGSWFEQALVARRQEHHSFRAETVVEFAPETYQQVAGLTLYYNRHKFHALGVTWHEKLGRVVTILSCPGDFPHGRLEFPVGSGVAVPDGAIHLAMEVRDNDLQFFWRATARDTWQAIGPVLDAGVVSDEGGRGEHGSFTGAFAGMFAFDTSGSALPADFDHFRYQALV, translated from the coding sequence ATGGTCGCGACTATCCGCAACCCGATCCTTCCGGGCTTCAACCCGGACCCGTCGATCTGCCGCGTTGGAGACGACTATTATATCGCCACGTCGACATTCGAATGGTACCCGGGCGTGCAGATCCACCATTCGCGCGATCTCGTGAACTGGCGGCTCGTGCGCCGGCCGCTGGAGCGGGCAAGCCAGCTCGACATGCGCGGCAACCCCGACAGCTGCGGCGTTTGGGCGCCGTGCCTGTCCTATTCCGACGGGCTGTTCTGGCTGGTCTATACCGACGTCAAGCGCTTCGACGGCAATTTCAAGGACGCGCACAATTATATCGTCACGGCCGAAGCCGTGGAGGCGACCTGGTCCGATCCGGTTTATGTCAATTCCTCCGGCTTCGATCCCTCGCTCTTTCACGACGACGATGGCCGCAAGTGGTTCCTCAACATGCAGTGGAACCACCGCTCGGAGAGCTTCGGCGGCGCGCCGAAGAGCCCGGCTTTCGACGGCATTCTCCTGCAGGAGTGGGATGAGCGCACGCGCCGGCTCGTCGGTCCGGTGAAGAACATCTTCGCCGGCAGTTCGCTCGGCCTGGTCGAGGGACCGCATCTCTTCAAGCGCAACGGCTGGTACTACCTGACGACAGCTGAGGGTGGCACGGGCTATGACCATGCGGTGACCATGGCGCGCTCACGCACCATCGACGGCCCCTACGAGCTGCATCCGAATACCCATCTCATCACCTCGAAGGACCATCCCGAAGCCGCGCTGCAGCGGGCAGGGCACGGGCAATATGTCGAGACGCCGGATGGACAGGCCTATCACACCCACCTTTGCGGCCGCCCGCTGCCGCCGAAACGGCGCTGCACCCTCGGCCGCGAGACGGCGCTGCAGAAATGCGTCTGGCGCGAGGATGGCTGGCTGTACCTCGAAAACGGCGGCACGGTCCCGGACGCCACCGTTCCGGCGCCGGCAGGCACGAGCTTCGTCGCGCAACCAGGCGTGGTCGAGACCGATTTCGACGAGGCCGAGCTCCCGTTCGAGTTCCAGTGGCTGCGCACGCCTGTGGCCGATCGCATCTTTTCGCTGACGTGGCGGGAAGGGCACCTTAGGCTGTTCGGGCGGGAAAGCATCGGCAGCTGGTTCGAGCAGGCGCTGGTGGCGCGGCGGCAGGAGCACCATTCGTTCCGGGCCGAGACCGTCGTCGAATTTGCACCCGAGACTTATCAGCAGGTGGCCGGCCTGACGCTTTACTACAACAGGCACAAGTTCCATGCGTTGGGCGTCACCTGGCACGAGAAGCTCGGACGGGTCGTCACCATTCTCTCGTGCCCCGGCGATTTTCCGCATGGCCGCCTGGAGTTCCCGGTAGGCAGCGGCGTCGCGGTTCCGGATGGAGCGATCCACCTCGCGATGGAAGTGCGCGACAACGATCTCCAGTTCTTCTGGCGAGCGACGGCGCGAGACACATGGCAGGCGATCGGTCCGGTGCTCGACGCCGGCGTGGTTTCCGACGAAGGCGGGCGGGGCGAGCACGGCTCGTTCACCGGCGCCTTCGCCGGCATGTTCGCCTTCGATACTTCGGGCAGCGCACTGCCGGCCGATTTCGATCATTTTCGTTATCAGGCGCTTGTCTGA
- a CDS encoding TRAP transporter small permease subunit, with product MKPLLGFSRLIDTITENIGKAVGWLILVAVLVSAGNAVIRKIFNMSSNAWLEAQWYLFGAAFMFAAAYTLSQNEHIRIDVVYGSFSRRVQHWIDLFGHVFFLMPFVLLMLYYLVPYVRMSYVSGEGSSSAGGLIIWPAKAILLIGFILLALQGVSEIIKKIAIMTGNMDDPTPYVAAHAPLDEAVGPEVRS from the coding sequence ATGAAACCGTTACTCGGCTTCAGCCGATTGATTGACACCATCACCGAGAATATCGGCAAGGCGGTCGGCTGGCTCATTCTGGTCGCCGTGCTCGTCAGCGCGGGCAATGCCGTCATCCGAAAAATCTTCAACATGTCGTCGAATGCCTGGCTCGAGGCGCAGTGGTATCTCTTCGGCGCAGCCTTCATGTTCGCTGCCGCCTATACGCTCAGCCAGAACGAACACATCCGCATCGACGTCGTCTACGGCAGTTTCTCGCGCCGTGTGCAGCACTGGATCGACCTCTTCGGTCACGTCTTCTTCCTGATGCCGTTCGTGCTGCTCATGCTCTATTACCTCGTGCCCTACGTCCGCATGTCCTATGTGTCGGGCGAAGGCTCGTCCAGCGCGGGTGGGCTGATCATTTGGCCGGCAAAGGCCATCCTGCTCATTGGCTTCATACTGCTTGCCCTGCAAGGTGTTTCGGAAATCATCAAGAAAATCGCGATCATGACGGGAAACATGGACGATCCCACCCCCTATGTGGCGGCGCACGCGCCGCTTGACGAAGCTGTAGGTCCGGAGGTGCGCTCGTGA
- the znuB gene encoding zinc ABC transporter permease subunit ZnuB — MLDDFFIRALVAGIGIAMVAGPLGCFVIWRRMAYFGDTMAHSALLGVALSLLLELNLMVSVFIVASVVSLLLLFLQKRGALSTDALLGILSHSALSIGLVIVAFMTWVRIDLVGFLFGDILAVSEADIDIIWGGGILVIFALVYLWRPLLASTVNPELAEAEGLRPERTRLFFMLLMALVIAIAMKIVGILLITSLLIIPAATARRFAGSPEIMAVLASLIGALAVVGGLFGSLHFDTPSGPSIVVAALALFVLSLLPIGRQLESASHSSHGGHH; from the coding sequence ATGCTTGACGATTTCTTCATCCGCGCGCTCGTTGCCGGCATCGGCATCGCCATGGTCGCCGGCCCGCTCGGCTGCTTCGTCATCTGGCGGCGCATGGCCTATTTCGGCGACACCATGGCCCATTCGGCGCTGCTCGGCGTGGCGCTGTCGCTGCTCCTCGAACTCAATCTGATGGTCAGCGTCTTCATCGTCGCCTCCGTTGTCTCGCTTCTGCTGCTCTTCCTGCAGAAGCGCGGTGCGCTGTCGACGGACGCGCTGCTCGGCATCCTCTCGCATTCGGCCCTGTCGATCGGCCTCGTCATCGTCGCCTTCATGACCTGGGTTCGGATCGATCTCGTCGGCTTTCTCTTCGGTGATATCCTCGCCGTCTCCGAGGCCGACATCGACATTATCTGGGGCGGCGGCATTCTGGTGATCTTCGCGCTCGTCTATCTCTGGCGGCCGCTGCTTGCCTCGACCGTCAATCCGGAACTGGCGGAAGCCGAAGGCCTGCGGCCAGAGAGGACACGGCTCTTCTTCATGCTGCTGATGGCGCTGGTGATCGCCATCGCCATGAAGATCGTCGGCATCCTGTTGATCACGTCGCTTCTGATCATACCGGCGGCGACCGCGCGCCGCTTTGCCGGCTCGCCGGAGATCATGGCCGTTCTCGCTTCGCTGATCGGCGCGCTCGCCGTCGTCGGCGGCCTTTTTGGCTCGCTCCACTTCGACACGCCGTCGGGACCGTCTATCGTGGTTGCGGCGCTGGCGCTGTTCGTGCTGAGTCTCCTGCCGATCGGCAGACAGCTCGAAAGCGCATCACATTCTTCGCATGGAGGGCATCATTGA
- a CDS encoding gamma carbonic anhydrase family protein: MPLFALGPLRPQRPAEGSYWIAPDANVIGQVEIGEDVGIWFGATLRGDNEPIRIGARTNIQEAVIIHVDPGFPTTIGEGCTIGHRAIIHGCSIGDNSLIGMGAIVLNGAQIGRNCLVGANALITEGKQFPDNSLIVGTPAKVIRTLDDAAVEKLKRSAEHYVKNWQRYAAQFTRLD; the protein is encoded by the coding sequence ATGCCGCTCTTCGCACTTGGACCGCTGCGGCCTCAAAGGCCGGCTGAAGGCAGCTATTGGATCGCCCCTGATGCCAACGTCATCGGCCAGGTGGAAATCGGCGAGGATGTCGGCATCTGGTTCGGTGCGACACTGCGTGGCGACAACGAGCCGATCCGCATCGGCGCGCGCACGAACATCCAGGAAGCCGTCATCATCCACGTCGACCCCGGTTTTCCGACGACCATCGGCGAAGGTTGCACCATCGGCCACCGGGCGATCATCCACGGCTGCTCGATCGGCGACAATTCGCTGATAGGCATGGGCGCAATCGTGTTGAATGGCGCGCAGATCGGCAGGAACTGCCTTGTAGGCGCCAATGCACTCATCACCGAAGGCAAGCAATTTCCAGACAATTCGCTGATTGTCGGTACACCAGCCAAAGTGATCCGCACGCTTGATGACGCCGCCGTCGAGAAGCTGAAGCGTTCCGCCGAACACTATGTGAAGAATTGGCAGCGCTATGCCGCCCAGTTCACGCGGCTGGACTGA
- a CDS encoding DUF4174 domain-containing protein, which translates to MWTKSLVAEILGEPSLSQYAGSSLAQFEWKNRVIVIFCDLTNEKAAHQEKLLLAKRRELARNDVVVLRVRGGSAVPLYGAGGDLDARQIREDLDVNEVRDFTVVVVGKDGSVRLHATEPKMPAELFALFRGGARPSRQPSEN; encoded by the coding sequence ATGTGGACAAAATCACTGGTGGCCGAAATTCTTGGCGAACCTTCCCTCTCGCAGTACGCCGGCAGCAGTCTCGCCCAATTCGAATGGAAGAATCGCGTCATCGTTATCTTCTGCGACCTGACAAACGAAAAAGCGGCGCATCAGGAAAAGCTGCTCCTTGCGAAGCGCCGCGAGCTTGCGCGTAACGATGTCGTCGTCCTGCGTGTCAGGGGCGGTTCCGCAGTGCCCTTATACGGAGCCGGCGGCGACCTCGACGCACGCCAGATCCGCGAGGACCTCGACGTCAACGAGGTTCGCGACTTCACCGTTGTGGTTGTGGGGAAGGATGGATCGGTGAGACTTCACGCAACCGAGCCGAAAATGCCGGCAGAGCTTTTCGCGCTGTTCAGGGGCGGCGCCAGGCCATCACGTCAGCCGTCGGAGAACTGA
- a CDS encoding DUF982 domain-containing protein yields the protein MHQVLWSHPIELGLTRNDVRMVKGPSDALRCLADQWPHRGPYYVAARSACRAAIEGRRTVEEARKLFISAAKEAHLETH from the coding sequence ATGCATCAAGTGTTGTGGAGCCATCCGATCGAGCTCGGTTTGACCCGTAACGACGTGCGCATGGTCAAGGGACCGTCCGACGCGCTGAGATGCCTGGCGGACCAGTGGCCCCACCGTGGACCTTACTACGTCGCCGCCCGCAGCGCCTGCCGCGCGGCAATCGAGGGTCGCCGTACCGTCGAGGAAGCCCGCAAGCTCTTTATTTCCGCCGCCAAGGAGGCGCATCTAGAGACGCATTGA
- a CDS encoding RcnB family protein, with product MKRLIIALVASSFLASPMALAQPSGSFEVAQAHDRYRSKSVDRHVDKRVDRHVEKTVEKRVIIKKHRWARGHRLSAAERRHMAYVRDYRRYKLRTPPRGQQWVRVDNDFLLISLATGVIVGLAAAH from the coding sequence ATGAAACGTCTCATCATTGCCCTGGTCGCCAGCTCCTTCCTGGCAAGCCCTATGGCTCTCGCCCAACCGTCCGGATCTTTCGAGGTTGCGCAGGCGCATGACCGTTACCGGTCCAAGTCAGTCGACCGCCACGTAGACAAGCGGGTCGATCGGCACGTCGAGAAGACTGTCGAAAAACGGGTGATCATCAAGAAGCATCGCTGGGCGCGCGGCCATCGGCTAAGCGCGGCAGAGCGCCGGCACATGGCCTATGTCCGTGACTACCGCCGTTACAAGCTGCGCACACCGCCACGCGGCCAGCAATGGGTGCGCGTCGACAATGATTTCCTGCTGATCAGCCTCGCGACGGGCGTGATCGTCGGGCTTGCCGCGGCGCACTGA
- a CDS encoding Fur family transcriptional regulator produces the protein MVTPQLTKNQSLVMGALAHSEGPMSAYTILDKLRDQGFRAPLQVYRALDKLLEYGLVHRLESLNAFVACTCPHEHEHDRGVTAFTICEGCGQVTEFNDAAIEERLSALVRAQSFKTEKTTIEIRGHCKSCAA, from the coding sequence ATGGTCACGCCGCAATTGACGAAAAACCAGTCGCTGGTGATGGGAGCGCTGGCCCATTCGGAAGGCCCGATGAGCGCCTATACCATTCTCGACAAGCTGCGCGACCAGGGTTTTCGCGCGCCGCTGCAGGTCTATCGCGCGCTCGACAAGCTGCTCGAATACGGCCTCGTCCACCGGCTCGAAAGCCTGAACGCCTTCGTGGCCTGCACCTGCCCGCATGAGCACGAGCATGATCGCGGCGTCACCGCCTTCACCATCTGCGAGGGCTGCGGCCAGGTGACGGAGTTCAACGACGCGGCGATCGAGGAGCGCCTTTCGGCGCTCGTGCGCGCACAGAGCTTCAAGACCGAAAAGACGACGATCGAGATCCGCGGCCACTGCAAGAGTTGCGCCGCCTGA
- the dusA gene encoding tRNA dihydrouridine(20/20a) synthase DusA has protein sequence MAENPGNSRYFKAPVFAVAPMIDWTDRHYRFLARQLSRHALLYTEMIVADAILRGDREKLLGHDASENPVALQLGGNDPAKLAEAARIGEGFGYDEINMNVGCPSDRVQSGTFGACLMQEPALVAECVAAMKAAVRIPVTVKCRIGVDDQDPERALRDLVARVKDAGTDAVWVHARKAWLQGLSPRENREIPPLDYDLVHRLKAENQNLFIGLNGGLQNLDQALSHLDHRLLPQGAAVEPAAGAGNGPALDGVMLGRAAYHDSGLLTAADGYFAHPLTGAAPEPIEPHAFNDRDHRLSLDFWAGVRDAMADYAATHIANGGRLVHVTRHMVGLFQGWPGARRYRQLLSADATRKGAGPEVIHAAFDAVFEAATARQAAE, from the coding sequence ATGGCTGAAAATCCGGGAAATTCCCGATACTTCAAGGCGCCGGTCTTCGCCGTGGCGCCGATGATCGACTGGACTGACCGGCACTACCGCTTCTTAGCGCGGCAGCTCTCGCGCCATGCGCTGCTTTATACGGAGATGATCGTCGCCGATGCGATCCTGCGGGGCGATCGCGAGAAGCTGCTCGGCCACGACGCCTCGGAGAACCCGGTCGCCTTGCAGCTTGGCGGCAATGATCCCGCAAAATTGGCGGAGGCCGCCCGGATCGGCGAAGGCTTCGGCTACGACGAGATCAACATGAATGTCGGCTGCCCGTCAGATCGGGTGCAGTCGGGCACATTTGGCGCCTGCCTGATGCAGGAGCCGGCGCTCGTCGCCGAATGCGTCGCGGCGATGAAGGCGGCCGTCAGAATTCCCGTCACCGTCAAATGCCGCATCGGCGTCGACGACCAGGATCCGGAGCGGGCGCTGCGCGACCTCGTCGCCCGCGTGAAGGATGCCGGCACGGATGCCGTCTGGGTGCATGCGCGCAAGGCCTGGCTGCAAGGTCTGAGCCCTCGCGAAAACCGCGAGATTCCGCCGCTCGACTATGACCTCGTCCATCGTCTGAAGGCGGAAAATCAGAATCTTTTCATCGGTCTCAACGGTGGTCTTCAGAATCTGGATCAGGCGCTTTCGCATCTGGATCATCGCCTGTTGCCGCAAGGCGCGGCTGTCGAGCCTGCCGCCGGGGCCGGCAACGGCCCGGCGCTGGACGGCGTCATGCTGGGCCGCGCCGCCTACCATGACAGCGGCCTGCTGACCGCCGCCGACGGCTATTTCGCCCATCCTCTGACCGGTGCGGCACCCGAACCGATCGAGCCGCATGCCTTCAACGATCGCGACCATCGCCTGTCGCTCGACTTCTGGGCCGGCGTGCGCGACGCCATGGCGGATTACGCCGCGACCCACATTGCGAACGGCGGCCGGCTGGTCCATGTCACCCGGCACATGGTCGGCCTTTTCCAGGGCTGGCCCGGCGCCCGGCGCTACCGCCAGTTGCTCTCCGCCGACGCCACCCGCAAGGGTGCCGGCCCGGAGGTGATCCACGCCGCCTTCGACGCCGTGTTCGAGGCGGCAACGGCACGGCAGGCGGCGGAGTAG
- a CDS encoding GTP-binding protein, with the protein MEKLPVTVLSGFLGAGKTTLLNHVLSNRDGLRVAVIVNDMSEINIDASLVRDGSANLSRTEEQLVEMTNGCICCTLRDDLLREVRNLAEQDRFDYLLIESSGISEPLPVAITFDFRNENGESLADVARLDTMVTVVDAANLLADYSCLDFLADRGETAGEGDIRTLVDLLVEQIEFADVIVLNKVGTASAEQLDAARKIIVGLNPDAKLIETDFGKVELREVLGTRRFDLLKAAQHPLWYKELNGFKDHVPETEEYGINSFVYRARQPFDPMRFQTFLNQSWPGVLRAKGFFWLATRPYHVGELNQAGPLVRTGKMGLWWASVPKEQWPRDTDFHKAIAPYIDPVWGDRRQEIVFIGADPMDETTLRAGLDACLIKEDAFRPERWRDLPDPFASWTQRAA; encoded by the coding sequence ATGGAAAAACTCCCCGTCACCGTCCTTTCCGGGTTTCTCGGCGCCGGTAAGACGACACTGCTGAACCATGTGCTTTCCAACCGCGACGGTCTGCGCGTCGCCGTGATCGTCAATGACATGAGCGAGATCAACATCGACGCCTCGCTGGTGCGTGACGGCAGCGCCAATCTTTCGCGTACGGAGGAACAGCTCGTCGAGATGACCAATGGCTGCATCTGTTGCACACTTCGCGACGATCTCCTGCGCGAGGTGCGCAACCTCGCCGAACAGGATCGCTTCGACTACCTGCTGATTGAATCGAGCGGCATTTCCGAACCCCTGCCAGTCGCGATCACGTTCGACTTCCGCAATGAAAATGGCGAAAGCCTCGCCGACGTCGCCCGCCTCGACACGATGGTGACGGTGGTGGATGCAGCCAACCTGCTCGCCGATTATTCCTGCCTCGACTTCCTCGCCGACCGGGGCGAAACGGCGGGCGAAGGCGACATCCGCACGCTCGTCGATCTGCTGGTCGAGCAGATCGAATTCGCCGATGTGATTGTCCTCAACAAGGTGGGAACGGCGTCGGCGGAACAACTCGACGCCGCGCGCAAGATCATCGTCGGTCTTAACCCAGACGCGAAACTGATCGAAACCGATTTCGGCAAGGTGGAACTGCGCGAAGTGCTCGGCACCCGCCGCTTCGATTTGCTCAAGGCCGCGCAGCATCCGCTCTGGTACAAGGAACTCAACGGTTTCAAGGATCACGTTCCGGAAACGGAGGAATACGGTATCAATTCCTTCGTGTATCGCGCGCGCCAGCCCTTCGATCCGATGCGCTTCCAGACCTTCCTGAACCAGTCATGGCCGGGCGTGCTACGCGCCAAGGGCTTCTTCTGGTTGGCCACGCGCCCCTATCACGTCGGCGAGCTGAACCAGGCCGGACCGCTGGTGCGCACGGGCAAGATGGGGCTCTGGTGGGCGTCGGTGCCCAAGGAGCAATGGCCGCGCGACACGGACTTCCACAAGGCGATCGCCCCCTATATCGATCCGGTCTGGGGCGACCGGCGACAGGAGATCGTCTTCATCGGCGCCGATCCGATGGATGAGACGACACTTCGCGCCGGGCTCGATGCCTGCCTGATCAAGGAAGACGCCTTTCGGCCGGAGCGCTGGCGCGATCTGCCGGATCCCTTCGCGAGCTGGACGCAGCGGGCGGCCTGA
- a CDS encoding fumarylacetoacetate hydrolase family protein, with amino-acid sequence METVIPPSPPVLLPISGSLVGFPVRRVYCVGRNYAAHAIEMGHDPDREPPFFFQKNPDNLLPPGEEFPYPPRSFDVHHEVELIVALRSGGADIPVEEALNHVYGYAVGIDFTRRDLQAEAKKAGKPWTAAKAFEHSAPVSEIVPAEAIGHPSNGNIWLKVNGETRQQGDLDQMIWKVPEIIAELSTTFTLAPGDVIMTGTPAGVGPVQRGDVVTCGVDGIAALSVTVI; translated from the coding sequence ATGGAAACAGTCATACCGCCCTCGCCGCCCGTGCTGCTGCCGATTTCCGGCAGCCTCGTGGGCTTTCCGGTCCGGCGCGTCTATTGCGTCGGCCGCAACTATGCCGCCCACGCGATCGAGATGGGGCATGATCCCGACCGCGAACCGCCCTTCTTCTTCCAGAAAAATCCGGACAATCTGCTGCCGCCTGGCGAGGAATTCCCCTACCCGCCGCGCTCCTTTGATGTGCACCACGAGGTGGAACTGATCGTCGCCCTGCGCAGCGGCGGCGCCGACATTCCCGTCGAGGAAGCGCTCAACCACGTCTATGGATACGCCGTCGGCATCGATTTCACGCGCCGTGACCTCCAGGCCGAAGCCAAGAAGGCCGGCAAGCCCTGGACTGCAGCCAAAGCTTTCGAGCATTCCGCACCGGTCTCGGAGATCGTGCCGGCCGAAGCGATCGGCCACCCGAGCAACGGCAATATCTGGCTGAAGGTCAACGGCGAAACGCGCCAGCAGGGCGATCTCGACCAGATGATCTGGAAGGTACCCGAGATCATCGCCGAGCTTTCAACGACCTTCACGCTTGCGCCGGGTGATGTCATCATGACCGGAACGCCTGCAGGCGTCGGCCCGGTTCAGCGTGGCGACGTCGTCACCTGCGGCGTCGATGGCATCGCCGCGCTCTCGGTCACTGTGATCTAA